One stretch of Eupeodes corollae chromosome 2, idEupCoro1.1, whole genome shotgun sequence DNA includes these proteins:
- the LOC129947631 gene encoding probable ATP-dependent RNA helicase Dbp73D — MELFSVKRYTEGEQFTDDPSKEDEILQKLLKKVQSRKSTQSVETSNNVSDIPVVKENQPESEGEEEEEKDEATDSPKKAKLSDEPTESTSEDFQVLGSNVFDRKPKVEMVLPPWLAHPTVIATSIVESTEQEDSSVHKSPYLSEHVKESLKELSIDNLFPVQKSVIPWMLAAHSKPFPFRPRDICVSAPTGSGKTLAFAVPIVQLLENRVEKKIRALVVLPVAELALQVYKVFKKLTEKTTLNVVILSKSFPFHLEQQKLVEIYKGKFYSKVDIVITTPGRLVEHLHATNGFCLKSLKFLVIDEADRIMNQVHHNWLYHLDNHVKTTSDMLLSGRAAPLCINELESSACTQPHKMLFSATLSQDPEKLQSIRLFQPKLFTSVLTKLDVGEKSTDVKSAEIRDEFIGKYTTPAELTEKYCITESRIKPLTLYSLITENKWTKFLCFTNSVESSHRLAYVLKILFKDTLMSIGELSAGLSGKVRTNVLSSFARGKVNGLICSDALARGIDIPDVDIVISYDPARHIKTYIHRIGRTARAGRPGTAITLLTQKELNSFNHTLSEVGKAITEEIKVATNVEESNAKVYASALESLRKKVESDKHSKIIIKNIAKEKAKLVNTNKTDMTLMEKLQVQVTKRVLQGAEAKDGHILVKERKKKNPMKTFKEKKLNKVAKGSHTIGKAKQNKKK, encoded by the exons atggaATTATTCTCAGTGAAAAG gtATACCGAGGGCGAACAATTCACCGACGATCCAAGTAAAGAAGATGAAATTCTCcagaaacttttgaaaaaagtccaATCACGAAAAAGTACACAAAGTGTCGAAACTTCTAATAATGTTTCCGATATCCCAGTCGTCAAAGAAAATCAACCAGAATCAGAAggagaagaggaagaagaaaaagatgaaGCAACAGATTCCCCAAAGAAAGCAAAATTATCAGACGAACCGACCGAATCGACCAGCGAAGACTTCCAAGTACTCGGCTCAAATGTGTTCGACCGCAAGCCCAAAGTCGAAATGGTTCTACCTCCTTGGTTGGCACACCCAACAGTCATTGCAACGAGTATTGTTGAGTCGACAGAGCAAGAGGATAGCTCGGTGCATAAATCTCCTTATCTGTCCGAGCATGTGAAAGAATCACTCAAAGAATTATCCATTGACAATTTATTTCCCGTCCAAAAGTCAGTAATTCCTTGGATGCTTGCAGCCCACTCAAAACCCTTCCCCTTTCGGCCAAGAGACATTTGCGTCTCTGCGCCGACAGGTAGTGGCAAGACGCTTGCCTTCGCTGTGCCCATCGTTCAGTTGTTAGAAAATCGCGTTGAAAAGAAAATCCGTGCTCTCGTAGTACTCCCAGTGGCTGAATTGGCCCTGCAGGTCTATAAAGTCTTCAAAAAACTCACAGAAAAGACAACACTTAACGTAGTCATTCTGTCGAAATCATTTCCATTCCATCTGGAGCAGCAAAAGCTTGTTGAAATATACAAGGGAAAATTTTACTCCAAAGTTGATATTGTGATTACAACACCTGGTCGGCTAGTGGAGCACCTGCATGCCACAAATGGATTTTGTCTGAAATCCCTAAAGTTCCTTGTCATTGACGAAGCAGACAGAATTATGAACCAAGTCCATCACAACTGGCTGTACCATCTGGACAATCATGTCAAAACCACATCGGATATGTTGCTTTCTGGGCGGGCAGCCCCTTTGTGCATCAATGAACTAGAATCTTCTGCTTGCACCCAACCCCACAAAATGCTTTTCTCTGCAACTTTATCACAAGATCCTGAAAAACTGCAAAGTATTCGGCTTTTCCAGCCTAAGCTTTTCACATCGGTTCTAACTAAGCTCGATGTTGGTGAGAAATCCACCGATGTCAAGTCTGCGGAAATTCGGGATGAATTCATTGGCAAGTACACAACTCCGGCTGAGTTGACTGAGAAGTACTGCATAACCGAGAGTCGCATCAAACCATTGACGCTTTACTCTCTCATCACCGAGAATAAATGGACCAAGTTCTTATGCTTTACTAACAGTGTGGAATCCTCGCACAG ATTGGCGTATGTTTTGAAAATCCTCTTTAAAGACACTCTGATGAGCATTGGTGAATTATCAGCGGGCTTGAGTGGCAAGGTACGTACAAACGTCCTCAGTTCCTTTGCCCGAGGAAAAGTCAATGGATTGATATGTTCTGATGCTTTGGCGCGTGGTATTGATATACCAGATGTTGATATTGTGATTTCCTACGATCCAGCAAGACACATCAAGACCTACATCCATAGGATAGGAAGAACAGCTCGTGCTGGTCGGCCAGGAACAGCAATAACTTTGCTAACACAAAAGGAACTCAATAGTTTCAAT cacaCCCTCTCTGAAGTTGGCAAAGCAATAACCGAAGAAATCAAGGTGGCAACCAACGTCGAAGAAAGCAATGCTAAAGTTTATGCTTCAGCACTTGAATCGCTCCGCAAGAAAGTCGAATCAGATAAGCACTCGAAgattatcattaaaaatattgctaaaGAAAAAGCTAAGCTtgtcaatacaaataaaactgaTATGACATTGATGGAGAAACTCCAAGTGCAAGTGACGAAGAGAGTTTTGCAAGGAGCTGAGGCAAAAGACGGCCATATTCTAGTTAAAGaacgtaaaaagaaaaatccaatgaaGACGTTCaaagagaaaaaattaaacaaagtgGCTAAAGGTTCGCATACAATTGGAAAAGCGAAacagaataaaaagaaatga